The Methanocalculus natronophilus genome window below encodes:
- a CDS encoding ATP-binding cassette domain-containing protein, with amino-acid sequence MIELTDIRHRILDIPSLSLPEGVTTVLGRNGAGKTTLLSLCAGVALPERGVVEIEGTPPRQLEIGWVSEFPDRNILFDSVFDEISAPLRFRRCTNDEITRRTREIIERFSLDHLTGRRTRTLSGGEKVLVSLATALVTDPVLLVIDEADSHLDRATAENLQEMIRISPPRYLLQSTQFTGTASGSDHLVIMEKGRATVELI; translated from the coding sequence ATGATTGAACTGACAGATATCCGGCACAGGATACTTGATATCCCGTCACTCTCGCTGCCAGAGGGGGTGACAACGGTTCTTGGCAGGAATGGTGCCGGAAAAACCACGCTCCTCTCACTCTGTGCAGGTGTCGCGCTGCCTGAGAGGGGTGTGGTGGAGATTGAGGGCACCCCTCCCCGGCAGCTCGAGATTGGCTGGGTATCTGAATTTCCAGATAGAAATATCCTCTTTGACTCGGTTTTTGATGAGATTTCTGCTCCTCTCCGGTTCCGGAGGTGCACAAATGATGAGATCACACGCAGAACCAGGGAGATCATCGAGAGGTTCTCCCTTGATCATCTGACGGGACGGAGAACCCGCACGCTCTCCGGGGGAGAGAAGGTGCTTGTCAGTCTTGCAACAGCACTTGTAACTGATCCAGTACTGCTTGTGATTGATGAGGCAGACTCGCATCTTGACAGGGCAACGGCAGAGAATCTGCAGGAGATGATTCGGATCTCCCCGCCACGATACCTGCTCCAGAGCACCCAGTTCACAGGCACCGCCTCTGGATCAGATCACCTGGTTATCATGGAGAAGGGGCGGGCAACCGTGGAGTTGATCTGA
- a CDS encoding ATP-binding cassette domain-containing protein, translated as MKISAGSLKYQQGSFQLSVTQVFGDGIHLVTGRIGSGKSTLSLLLSGQLTPESGSVTRAGITSCIITLQFPEYHITGATVTEEIKSWGIDPSAIDTAIVPDVFLDRDPLTLSRGELKRLTLACAFAKEPDLLIMDEPFSSLDTEMKDWLCNQIRVRRHGITIIFTHERETLPDADYYYEMSDGSLHSAGYDPEERDGRELFGSPHVQGQGQLGDPVAEERSPSEEEKPVFLDPRLRLFSVLCLSLGAFMSIGGAVIALAWWVIAAWGRWKLPNRTVALLLLILVLAPALGTELLGGDGLSYGIRIGTILFLSFWAFTEYRGGELLNLFVWAGTDRLGFDIGLAAEMTMQGIHLAVSDIRQIIFAYDIKGYQFTWKTIIPASISLLTLHIRRSEEMAHLLAIRGFRGGGTWIPVFSRGQKEPYLTLIALIPLILALITLW; from the coding sequence ATGAAGATCAGTGCAGGTTCTCTAAAGTATCAGCAGGGCTCATTTCAGCTCTCAGTCACCCAGGTATTTGGAGACGGCATTCATCTGGTGACCGGCAGAATCGGGTCTGGGAAAAGCACACTTTCACTTCTCCTCTCCGGCCAGCTTACGCCAGAGTCCGGGAGTGTGACGCGGGCCGGGATCACATCATGTATCATAACGCTTCAGTTCCCCGAATACCATATAACCGGAGCAACAGTAACAGAAGAGATCAAGTCATGGGGAATAGATCCCTCTGCAATCGACACTGCAATTGTACCTGATGTTTTTCTTGATCGTGATCCCCTGACACTCTCCCGGGGTGAATTAAAACGCCTCACACTCGCCTGTGCTTTTGCAAAAGAACCCGACCTGCTCATTATGGATGAGCCGTTCTCTTCTCTTGACACGGAGATGAAAGACTGGCTCTGCAACCAGATCAGGGTGAGGCGGCATGGTATTACCATTATATTCACGCATGAACGCGAAACACTCCCGGATGCAGATTATTATTATGAGATGAGCGACGGCAGCCTTCATTCTGCAGGATATGATCCTGAAGAGAGAGATGGTAGGGAACTGTTTGGATCACCCCATGTACAGGGCCAGGGTCAATTGGGAGATCCGGTAGCAGAAGAGCGCTCTCCATCTGAAGAAGAGAAGCCGGTCTTTCTGGATCCGAGATTGCGGCTCTTCTCTGTCCTCTGCCTCTCTCTTGGAGCATTCATGAGTATTGGGGGTGCAGTGATCGCACTTGCCTGGTGGGTCATCGCCGCCTGGGGCCGATGGAAGCTGCCCAATCGAACTGTCGCTCTTCTCCTGCTGATCCTGGTTCTGGCACCGGCTCTTGGAACAGAGCTGCTTGGAGGTGACGGACTATCGTATGGAATCCGTATCGGCACCATCCTCTTCCTCTCATTCTGGGCATTTACCGAATATCGCGGTGGAGAGCTGCTCAATCTGTTTGTCTGGGCAGGGACCGACCGGCTTGGGTTTGATATCGGACTTGCAGCCGAGATGACGATGCAGGGCATTCATCTTGCCGTATCTGACATCAGGCAGATCATCTTCGCATATGATATCAAAGGGTATCAATTCACCTGGAAAACAATTATTCCTGCTTCCATTTCCTTATTAACCCTTCATATTCGCCGATCTGAGGAGATGGCACACCTTCTTGCCATACGGGGTTTTCGCGGAGGCGGTACATGGATCCCGGTTTTTTCAAGGGGGCAAAAGGAGCCATATCTTACTCTGATTGCATTAATACCTCTGATTTTAGCTTTGATCACGCTTTGGTGA
- the oadA gene encoding sodium-extruding oxaloacetate decarboxylase subunit alpha yields MTLSGNSRVYITDTTLRDAHQSLIATRLRTEDMVPLAEEINNIGFFSVEAWGGATFDSCIRFLNDDPWMRLRALKEVLPDTPIQMLLRGQNLVGYRHYPDDVVSKFVEAAHRNGVDIFRIFDALNDIRNMESSMKAVSDLGAHMQGAISYTTSPVHTIETFIDMAEELYSRGCDSVCIKDMAGLIMPEAARELISGIKKRTDLLVDLHSHSTSGTAIMSYQAAIEAGVDILDTAMSPFAFGTSQPATESVVAALIGTPRETGLDLLALRKVRNICMDIRRKYNALVDPISERVDSDVLVYQLPGGMISNLVSQLKEQDAIEKLQDVFDEIPKVREDLGYPPLVTPTSQIVGTQAVLNVLMGARYQNVTKEVKDYIHGLYGRPPAAISEEIRTLIADGSEMITVRPADLLEPVYEMMKEEATAQNLVKQEEDILTYILYPAIAPAFLRGEKTAEPIPSVSKEASSSSSSSGFPQAMEVEVDGEIFSIRIVSVEGSTVSAPVGSTVKSQIPRGDLPGGVKSNMQGMVLDIKVARGQEVKKGETLLVLEAMKMENPIQSPADGKVSEIFVDVGAVVQNGDILLVIQ; encoded by the coding sequence ATGACATTATCAGGAAACTCAAGAGTATACATCACGGATACCACGCTGAGGGATGCACATCAATCGCTCATTGCTACCCGCCTTAGAACCGAAGATATGGTACCGCTTGCAGAAGAGATCAACAACATTGGTTTCTTCTCGGTCGAGGCATGGGGCGGAGCTACCTTTGATAGCTGTATCCGGTTTTTAAACGATGATCCATGGATGAGACTTCGTGCACTCAAGGAGGTGCTTCCGGACACTCCCATTCAGATGCTGCTGAGAGGGCAGAATCTGGTCGGGTACCGGCATTACCCTGATGATGTTGTTTCAAAATTTGTAGAGGCTGCTCATCGGAACGGGGTTGACATTTTCCGGATTTTTGATGCCTTAAACGATATCCGGAATATGGAGAGCTCCATGAAGGCCGTCTCTGACCTTGGTGCACATATGCAGGGTGCAATCTCCTATACCACAAGTCCTGTCCATACGATTGAAACATTCATCGATATGGCAGAGGAACTCTATTCGCGTGGGTGCGACTCGGTCTGCATCAAGGATATGGCAGGTCTGATCATGCCGGAGGCAGCACGGGAACTGATCTCGGGGATTAAGAAGAGAACAGATCTCCTGGTCGATCTCCACAGCCACTCCACAAGCGGAACCGCCATCATGAGCTACCAGGCGGCAATCGAGGCAGGTGTTGATATCCTTGACACAGCTATGTCCCCGTTTGCCTTTGGCACATCCCAGCCTGCCACCGAGAGTGTCGTTGCGGCACTTATCGGGACACCGCGTGAGACGGGGCTTGATCTTCTGGCTCTCCGGAAAGTCCGCAATATCTGTATGGATATCAGGAGGAAGTACAATGCGCTTGTGGATCCGATATCTGAGCGGGTGGACAGCGATGTGCTCGTCTACCAGCTCCCCGGCGGGATGATCTCAAACCTTGTCTCCCAGTTAAAGGAGCAGGATGCGATTGAGAAGCTCCAGGATGTCTTTGACGAGATTCCAAAGGTCAGGGAAGATCTCGGGTATCCGCCGCTTGTCACACCAACCAGCCAGATCGTCGGGACACAGGCTGTATTAAACGTCCTGATGGGCGCCCGCTACCAGAATGTCACCAAAGAGGTGAAAGACTACATTCATGGTCTTTACGGGCGGCCTCCTGCAGCTATCAGCGAAGAGATCAGAACGCTGATCGCAGATGGCAGCGAGATGATAACAGTTCGTCCGGCAGATCTGCTCGAACCAGTCTATGAGATGATGAAAGAGGAGGCAACAGCACAAAATCTCGTTAAACAGGAGGAGGATATCCTGACGTACATCCTCTATCCCGCTATCGCTCCTGCGTTTCTCCGTGGAGAGAAGACTGCTGAGCCGATCCCATCTGTCAGCAAAGAGGCATCCTCCTCCTCCTCCTCTTCAGGATTCCCCCAGGCAATGGAGGTCGAGGTTGATGGAGAGATCTTCTCTATCAGGATCGTCTCTGTTGAAGGAAGTACGGTCTCTGCACCTGTTGGAAGCACTGTCAAATCCCAGATCCCAAGGGGTGATCTTCCCGGCGGTGTAAAGAGCAACATGCAGGGCATGGTTCTTGATATAAAGGTTGCACGTGGCCAGGAGGTGAAGAAAGGGGAGACATTACTCGTCCTGGAGGCGATGAAGATGGAAAACCCCATCCAGAGTCCTGCTGACGGGAAGGTTTCAGAGATTTTTGTCGATGTCGGAGCAGTTGTTCAGAACGGAGATATCCTGCTGGTGATCCAATGA
- a CDS encoding acetyl-CoA carboxylase biotin carboxylase subunit — protein MSYFDKVLIANRGEIAIRVMRACRELDIETVAIYSTPDQNALHTKYADEAFHIGEAHPSKSYLNIERIIEIGEISGAEAVHPGYGFLAENYHFAEAVEKSDLTFIGPSSQTIHMMGSKLDSKETMSAAGVPVLPWTKGGVRSPEAGIAFAEEIGYPVIVKASAGGGGIGMQIVWKPEELAGAIEKGMRIAESAFGDPTIFIEKYLDKPRHIEVQVLSDSHGNNIHLFERECSIQRRHQKLIEEAPCPIMTPELREQMTGSALTVAESCDYTNAGTVEFLYADGEYYFMEMNTRLQVEHTITEMITGIDIVRQQIAIASGAELAYEQDDVTLRGHAIECRINAEDPLNNFAADPGKIVRYRSPGGPGIRVDSGIHVGYAIPPQYDSLLSKLCAYGLTRTEAIERMRRAIYEYVLLGVKTTLPMHLALMFNRHFIEGNTHTHFLQEEQIMRNIRRFYREEESRMQTLAASLRQGKETAAITAALNVYVHHMKKNG, from the coding sequence ATGAGCTATTTTGATAAGGTGCTCATCGCAAATCGTGGCGAGATTGCGATCCGGGTGATGCGTGCCTGCAGGGAGCTGGATATTGAGACAGTTGCCATCTATTCAACTCCTGATCAGAATGCACTCCACACAAAATATGCAGATGAGGCATTCCATATCGGTGAGGCGCATCCTTCGAAAAGCTACCTCAATATCGAGAGGATTATTGAGATCGGAGAGATCAGTGGAGCTGAAGCTGTCCATCCGGGATACGGGTTTCTTGCAGAGAACTATCATTTTGCCGAGGCTGTTGAGAAATCTGATCTCACCTTCATCGGGCCTTCCTCACAGACCATCCATATGATGGGATCCAAGCTTGATTCCAAAGAGACGATGAGTGCGGCAGGTGTTCCGGTTCTCCCCTGGACAAAGGGAGGTGTACGATCTCCCGAGGCAGGAATTGCGTTTGCTGAAGAGATTGGCTACCCGGTGATTGTGAAGGCAAGTGCAGGCGGCGGCGGAATAGGCATGCAGATCGTCTGGAAACCAGAGGAGCTGGCTGGTGCAATCGAGAAAGGGATGCGGATAGCCGAGTCTGCATTTGGAGATCCAACGATCTTTATTGAGAAGTATCTCGACAAGCCCCGCCACATTGAGGTTCAGGTCCTAAGTGACTCCCATGGAAACAATATCCATCTCTTTGAGCGTGAATGTTCAATCCAGCGGCGCCACCAGAAACTGATTGAGGAGGCCCCCTGTCCGATCATGACACCTGAGCTCCGTGAACAGATGACCGGATCGGCTCTTACTGTTGCTGAATCGTGTGATTATACAAATGCCGGCACTGTCGAATTCCTCTATGCAGATGGGGAGTACTATTTCATGGAGATGAATACCCGCCTGCAGGTGGAACATACCATCACCGAGATGATAACCGGCATCGATATTGTCAGGCAGCAGATTGCGATTGCAAGCGGTGCTGAGCTTGCCTATGAGCAGGATGATGTCACCCTGCGTGGGCATGCGATTGAATGCCGGATCAATGCAGAGGATCCCCTGAATAACTTTGCAGCCGATCCAGGCAAGATTGTCAGGTACCGATCCCCGGGCGGGCCGGGCATCAGGGTTGACTCAGGGATTCATGTCGGCTATGCTATCCCGCCCCAGTATGACTCCCTGCTCTCAAAACTCTGCGCTTATGGCCTCACCAGAACAGAGGCGATTGAGAGGATGCGGCGTGCGATTTATGAATATGTCCTCCTGGGTGTCAAGACGACGCTCCCCATGCATCTTGCGCTGATGTTTAACCGCCATTTCATCGAAGGAAACACCCATACACATTTCCTCCAGGAAGAACAGATTATGCGGAATATCCGGAGGTTCTATCGTGAGGAGGAGTCCAGAATGCAGACACTGGCTGCATCTCTCAGGCAGGGAAAAGAGACTGCGGCTATCACCGCAGCACTCAACGTGTATGTGCACCATATGAAGAAGAACGGATGA
- the wrbA gene encoding NAD(P)H:quinone oxidoreductase: MTTILIVYYSLFGHVHQLAGSVAEGVREGGAVPLLRRVPETLSQDVIEKMGAARFQAEFAEVPVCSREELADADAVIFGTPTRFGNMCGQMRQFLDATGGLWQRQALMGKVGSVFTSSGTQHGGQESTILATQITLLHHGMLIAGLPYGFRGQSGTDEVSGCSPYGASTIAGGGNERLPSANELAGARWQGTYVALLANRLADGYEKLRIDLGMELVGSKKR, translated from the coding sequence ATGACAACGATTCTGATCGTCTATTACTCGCTCTTTGGACATGTCCACCAGCTTGCAGGTTCTGTGGCTGAAGGAGTACGGGAGGGAGGCGCAGTGCCACTGCTCCGCCGGGTGCCGGAGACCCTCTCTCAGGATGTGATCGAAAAGATGGGAGCTGCCCGGTTTCAGGCAGAATTTGCAGAGGTGCCGGTCTGCAGTCGCGAGGAACTGGCAGACGCAGATGCGGTTATCTTTGGGACACCCACCCGCTTTGGCAACATGTGCGGTCAGATGCGCCAGTTTCTCGATGCGACAGGCGGGCTCTGGCAGCGGCAGGCACTGATGGGAAAAGTCGGATCGGTCTTTACAAGTTCGGGAACCCAGCATGGCGGACAGGAATCAACGATTCTCGCAACCCAGATTACACTTCTCCATCACGGAATGCTTATTGCCGGACTCCCCTATGGGTTCAGGGGCCAGTCGGGTACCGATGAAGTGAGCGGGTGTTCCCCATATGGTGCATCAACAATTGCAGGAGGCGGCAATGAACGGCTGCCTTCAGCAAATGAGCTGGCAGGTGCCCGGTGGCAGGGGACGTATGTCGCCCTGCTGGCAAACCGGTTAGCTGATGGATATGAAAAGCTGCGAATAGATCTTGGAATGGAGCTGGTTGGATCGAAAAAAAGATAA
- a CDS encoding SagB/ThcOx family dehydrogenase has protein sequence MQRIGKTFMELTRYEHLTPADQHMGVEPPPLEKPFSLQNTIIPLPEADELTVPALDLREAIERRESVRVYRKDPLSKEELAYLLHSTQGIREVADPWFTKRTVPSAGGRHAFETYLLINRVKGIDPGLYRYLAFSNRLIAVDTSPGIIDRATAACLGQSFVKASAVTFIWGCLLYRMSWRYSERAYRLVHLDAGHVCQNLYLAAEQIDCGVCAIGAFDDAMIADLIQADGTNEFVIYCATVGKKKEGDNR, from the coding sequence ATGCAGAGAATCGGAAAGACATTCATGGAGCTGACCCGGTATGAACATCTCACTCCTGCAGACCAGCATATGGGAGTTGAACCCCCTCCCCTGGAAAAACCCTTCTCTCTCCAGAACACCATCATCCCGCTTCCGGAAGCAGACGAACTGACAGTACCAGCCCTTGATCTGAGAGAGGCTATCGAGAGGCGGGAATCAGTGAGAGTGTACAGAAAAGATCCTCTTTCCAAAGAAGAGCTCGCCTATCTTCTCCATTCAACACAGGGGATCAGGGAGGTGGCCGATCCCTGGTTTACCAAACGGACAGTGCCGTCTGCCGGGGGGCGGCATGCCTTTGAGACGTATCTCCTCATCAACCGGGTAAAGGGGATCGATCCGGGACTCTACCGCTACCTTGCCTTTTCCAACCGCCTCATCGCCGTAGATACAAGCCCCGGGATCATCGACAGGGCAACAGCTGCCTGCCTCGGCCAGTCGTTTGTGAAGGCGTCTGCAGTGACGTTTATCTGGGGCTGTCTGCTCTACCGGATGTCGTGGCGGTACTCCGAGCGTGCATACCGCCTCGTCCATCTTGATGCAGGCCATGTCTGCCAGAATCTCTACCTTGCAGCAGAGCAGATCGATTGCGGAGTCTGTGCAATCGGGGCATTCGACGACGCAATGATTGCAGATCTGATACAGGCAGATGGAACAAATGAGTTTGTCATCTATTGTGCGACTGTTGGGAAGAAGAAGGAGGGGGATAACAGATGA
- a CDS encoding PAS domain S-box protein yields MRSDSTPLMVLFLTTRLPNSDSWLQMMEHNESQLITHAGTADEALHLASTQSFDCIVIDDTYPGIDGIAALSDLRLLGDDTPALFIISSHDAARVIQAYESGATRVLLKNDTIPGAGEMEEIIRSVVRDGQKRSGSSVSRRLLKATLDSIPDIIGIQRPDHTLVYYNKAGLTFLNLTPDDITGKKCFELISQNKPCEICATAKALRTKKIERTEKFLPEPGVHLDCRSYPVLGDDGEVIYIVEQLTDITNQRMAEEELRALSAEYETVFHGTHDAIFLIHVLEDGRFRFIRNNRAHQEKTGITIEMLQGKTPEELLGEEAGSVVSANYQQCVDAAEPIMYEETLSLPAGERVWETLLTPVCEDGHITHIIGSSRDITDSKKNEVALQESEERYRDLFEKANVLIQSVDEKGRFIFVNETWKEKLGYTEDDLLNLTLFDIIHPDSLDHCKLTFQKVISGKAVDNVQAIFLTKSKKPIFVEGNVNSRHSDGEIQTRGIFQDISQRKQAEDAMHMANRKLKLLSAITRHDILNEVMVLLGNLELADEMADDPDLKRYLERIQRAGGTIQRHIEFTRLYEGLGQSEPQWQSLTDILQKTAYRKPIPITNHCSDICIYADPMLDKVFLNLMDNTIRHGTGVTAVTITCEESNDGCIIRWADDGGGIPDDQKEAIFARGVGKHTGFGLFLSREILGITGIMITENGVYGDGASFELRLPGSVVQKRG; encoded by the coding sequence ATGAGATCCGATTCCACTCCTCTGATGGTACTCTTTCTTACTACCAGGCTCCCGAATTCGGATTCCTGGCTCCAGATGATGGAACACAATGAATCCCAACTCATTACTCATGCCGGTACTGCAGATGAAGCACTCCACCTTGCCAGCACGCAGTCTTTTGATTGTATTGTTATTGATGATACATACCCTGGCATTGACGGCATTGCTGCACTGAGCGATCTCCGGCTCCTCGGAGATGATACGCCTGCCCTATTCATCATCAGTTCCCATGATGCAGCACGGGTTATACAAGCCTATGAGAGCGGAGCTACCCGCGTTCTCCTCAAAAACGATACGATTCCTGGAGCCGGTGAGATGGAAGAGATCATCCGATCAGTGGTCAGGGATGGTCAGAAGAGGTCTGGCAGTTCTGTATCCAGACGGCTCCTGAAAGCAACGCTTGATTCCATACCGGATATTATCGGGATACAAAGGCCTGATCATACCCTTGTCTACTATAATAAAGCCGGACTGACATTTCTGAACCTCACACCTGATGATATCACGGGAAAGAAGTGCTTTGAGCTTATTTCGCAGAACAAGCCCTGTGAGATCTGTGCCACAGCCAAAGCCCTCCGAACAAAAAAGATCGAACGTACCGAAAAATTCCTTCCGGAGCCTGGTGTACACCTTGATTGCCGATCGTACCCGGTCCTGGGTGATGATGGCGAGGTTATCTACATCGTTGAACAGTTAACAGATATCACCAACCAGCGGATGGCTGAAGAGGAACTCCGTGCACTCTCTGCAGAATACGAAACCGTCTTTCATGGAACACATGATGCGATCTTTCTCATTCATGTCCTGGAAGATGGGAGATTCAGATTTATCCGGAACAACCGTGCCCACCAGGAGAAGACCGGAATCACAATAGAGATGCTCCAGGGAAAAACTCCGGAAGAGCTGCTGGGTGAGGAGGCTGGATCTGTTGTATCTGCAAATTATCAGCAATGTGTTGATGCGGCTGAGCCGATCATGTATGAGGAGACGCTCTCCCTCCCTGCCGGAGAGCGGGTATGGGAGACTCTGCTCACACCGGTGTGTGAAGATGGGCATATTACCCATATCATTGGATCAAGCCGGGACATCACAGACTCAAAGAAGAATGAAGTTGCGCTCCAGGAGAGCGAGGAGCGGTACCGGGATTTATTTGAGAAAGCCAATGTCCTCATCCAGAGTGTCGATGAGAAGGGGAGGTTTATCTTTGTAAACGAGACCTGGAAGGAGAAACTCGGGTATACTGAAGACGATCTATTGAACCTGACCCTCTTTGATATCATTCATCCGGACTCTCTTGACCATTGCAAACTGACATTTCAGAAAGTCATTTCCGGCAAGGCAGTCGATAATGTACAGGCAATCTTTCTCACAAAGAGCAAAAAGCCGATTTTTGTTGAGGGAAATGTCAATTCCAGGCACTCAGATGGAGAGATACAGACACGAGGAATCTTCCAGGATATCAGCCAGCGCAAACAGGCCGAAGATGCAATGCATATGGCAAACAGGAAACTGAAGCTCCTCTCAGCCATTACCCGGCATGATATCCTCAATGAAGTGATGGTTCTGCTTGGAAATCTCGAGCTGGCTGATGAAATGGCAGATGATCCGGATCTCAAACGGTACCTGGAGCGGATCCAAAGAGCGGGAGGCACCATCCAGCGGCACATTGAATTTACCCGCCTTTATGAGGGACTTGGCCAGAGCGAGCCACAATGGCAGTCTCTCACGGACATACTTCAGAAAACCGCATACCGCAAGCCAATTCCAATTACCAACCACTGCTCCGATATCTGCATCTATGCGGATCCGATGCTTGATAAGGTCTTTTTGAACCTGATGGACAATACTATCCGTCATGGGACCGGCGTAACAGCTGTCACCATCACCTGTGAAGAGAGCAATGACGGTTGCATCATCAGATGGGCTGATGACGGGGGCGGTATTCCTGACGATCAAAAAGAAGCTATATTTGCCCGGGGGGTTGGAAAGCACACAGGATTTGGGCTCTTCCTCTCCCGCGAGATATTGGGTATCACCGGGATTATGATTACAGAGAATGGTGTCTATGGTGACGGTGCATCATTTGAGCTTCGCCTCCCAGGCAGTGTGGTTCAAAAAAGAGGCTGA
- a CDS encoding thioredoxin domain-containing protein yields the protein MSNRLADELSPYLRQHADNPVDWHPFSEEAFQKAKEEDILVFLSIGYSTCHWCHVMNRESFSDAGVAAALRDRFVAVKVDREERPDVDRFAMTACQLMTGSGGWPLTLVLTPDKRPLFAGTYFPRDPVAGRPGLFQVLDRIWEFWRTNRGEAEEIALRVEEAVQQYLSGQLMQPEGSHPTDTEDFTDAAYSALADTYDRQYAGFGTGMKFPTPQALLFLLRYGGVKAKRSATVMALQTLHAMRSGGINDQIGGGFHRYATDRQWMIPHYEKMATDQALLLTAFAEGYRISGDLRLRDEAERIAGYMKRDLLSPEGLFYTAEDAESGGEEGGFYLWSKKELISLLGEEDGAWAAGVLLPDQKADTRSPPALRSDPADQGRLHLLREKLLLLRNQRPRPFRDEKILLDVNGMAIASLARSGLLLGDPEMIRLAESAFATILELVKRDDRGFFHSMIDGTITSDALLPDYAELIHAAIQLHQATWNTEYLLSAKEWLDLVIARFYHEDEGWFWFEQAGGSLFRTRDLEDAAGPSANAVMLHNLLLLSRISGDQRYSEIGSRMLETMQPAFSRHPAAYLHSISAFYHLSFAALDVVITGDQHYYRDAFTATRNLLLTYLHLSQDAHEIIRRLIPKAEAYMQDMQENNAYVCRQAACLPTPADARELLLVLNEPIAQYQPAGTEPLL from the coding sequence ATGTCAAACCGGCTTGCAGATGAACTGAGCCCATATCTCCGGCAGCATGCAGACAACCCTGTTGACTGGCATCCCTTCTCAGAGGAGGCGTTTCAAAAGGCAAAAGAGGAGGATATTCTGGTCTTCCTCTCGATTGGATACTCCACCTGCCACTGGTGCCATGTGATGAACCGGGAGTCGTTCTCTGATGCAGGTGTTGCAGCTGCTCTCAGGGATCGGTTTGTCGCTGTCAAGGTTGACCGGGAGGAACGCCCTGACGTAGACCGGTTTGCAATGACCGCCTGCCAGCTGATGACCGGCAGCGGCGGGTGGCCACTCACCCTCGTCCTCACCCCTGATAAGCGCCCCCTGTTTGCCGGAACATATTTCCCACGAGATCCGGTGGCGGGGAGGCCCGGACTCTTCCAGGTACTGGATCGTATCTGGGAGTTCTGGAGGACAAACCGGGGAGAGGCAGAGGAGATTGCGCTCCGAGTGGAAGAAGCAGTACAGCAGTATCTTTCGGGGCAACTCATGCAGCCTGAGGGATCTCATCCCACGGATACCGAAGATTTCACTGACGCTGCATATTCAGCGCTTGCAGATACGTATGATCGGCAGTATGCAGGTTTTGGGACAGGCATGAAGTTCCCCACCCCCCAGGCACTTCTCTTTCTCCTCAGGTACGGTGGCGTCAAAGCGAAGAGAAGCGCTACAGTGATGGCACTCCAGACGCTTCATGCGATGAGAAGCGGTGGGATAAACGATCAGATCGGTGGAGGTTTTCACCGGTATGCAACAGACCGGCAGTGGATGATACCGCACTATGAGAAGATGGCAACTGATCAGGCTCTTTTACTGACTGCATTTGCCGAAGGGTATCGTATTTCAGGAGATCTCCGTCTCAGGGATGAAGCAGAGCGGATTGCCGGCTATATGAAACGTGATCTCCTCTCGCCTGAAGGCCTCTTCTATACTGCCGAGGATGCAGAGAGCGGTGGAGAGGAAGGCGGATTCTATCTCTGGTCAAAAAAAGAGCTTATCTCTCTCCTTGGAGAGGAGGATGGCGCCTGGGCAGCAGGGGTTCTCCTCCCTGATCAGAAGGCAGACACCAGATCCCCTCCTGCTCTCAGATCAGATCCTGCTGACCAGGGGCGGCTGCATCTTCTCCGTGAGAAGCTTCTTTTGTTGAGAAACCAGCGGCCACGTCCCTTCCGCGATGAAAAGATCCTGCTTGATGTCAATGGGATGGCGATTGCCTCACTCGCACGATCAGGCCTGCTGCTTGGTGATCCGGAGATGATCAGACTCGCTGAATCTGCATTTGCTACGATCCTGGAGCTTGTAAAGAGGGATGATCGCGGCTTTTTCCATTCGATGATCGATGGCACAATCACCTCTGATGCCCTTCTCCCCGATTATGCAGAACTCATACACGCAGCAATCCAGCTCCACCAGGCAACCTGGAATACGGAGTACCTTCTTTCTGCAAAAGAATGGTTGGATCTGGTTATTGCCAGGTTTTATCACGAGGACGAAGGGTGGTTCTGGTTTGAACAGGCAGGCGGCTCACTCTTCCGGACCCGTGACCTTGAGGATGCGGCAGGCCCGTCTGCAAATGCTGTTATGCTCCATAATCTCCTTCTCCTCTCCAGGATATCCGGCGATCAGAGATATTCTGAGATCGGTTCCCGGATGCTTGAGACGATGCAGCCTGCCTTCTCGAGGCACCCCGCAGCGTATCTGCACAGCATCAGCGCCTTTTACCATCTCTCGTTTGCTGCACTGGATGTTGTTATCACCGGAGATCAACACTACTACAGAGATGCATTCACTGCAACACGCAACCTGCTTCTAACCTACCTGCACCTGTCACAGGATGCTCACGAGATCATTCGCAGGCTCATCCCAAAAGCTGAAGCCTATATGCAGGATATGCAAGAGAATAACGCATATGTCTGCAGACAGGCTGCCTGTCTCCCCACGCCTGCAGATGCCCGCGAACTGCTGCTTGTACTGAATGAGCCGATTGCACAATACCAGCCCGCCGGCACAGAACCGCTGCTTTAA